A window of the Drosophila simulans strain w501 chromosome 2L, Prin_Dsim_3.1, whole genome shotgun sequence genome harbors these coding sequences:
- the LOC27207015 gene encoding cytochrome c oxidase subunit 6C-1, giving the protein MANTPATSSAGPVLRGLHNATIKRNLAVSLGLTALVTIAYKILVNDPKKAAYADFYSKYDANKSFERMKAAGRFQSC; this is encoded by the exons ATGGCCAACACTCcagccacctcctccgccggaCCCGTGCTCCGTGGCCTCCACAACGCCACCATCAAGCGCAACCTGGCCGTTTCCCTGGGCCTCACCGCCCTGGTGACCATCGCCTACAAAATTCTGGTCAACGATCCCAAGAAGGCCGCCTACGCCGACTTCTACTC GAAGTACGATGCCAACAAGTCATTCGAGCGCATGAAGGCCGCCGGTCGTTTCCAGTCCTGCTAG
- the LOC27208514 gene encoding acylphosphatase-2, protein MGIPDIRLLVTLDFEVYGHVQGLNLTKDTRDRCTKAGITGWVKNSKQGTIVGKMQGPKEEVDKMITWLSTEGSPGCQIDRCEVRNQGNLSRLDYKDFAIRF, encoded by the exons ATGGGCATTCCGGATATCCGACTGCTGGTGACGCTGGACTTCGAGGTCTATGGACATGTACAAG GCCTGAATCTCACGAAAGACACCCGCGATCGCTGCACCAAGGCGGGAATCACTGGCTGGGTGAAGAACAGCAAACAGGGCACCATTGTGGGCAAGATGCAGGGGCCCAAGGAGGAGGTGGACAAGAT GATCACCTGGCTGTCCACTGAGGGCTCGCCCGGCTGCCAAATCGATCGCTGCGAGGTCCGGAACCAGGGCAATCTCAGCCGACTGGACTACAAGGACTTTGCCATTAGGTTTTAG